Proteins found in one Quercus robur chromosome 2, dhQueRobu3.1, whole genome shotgun sequence genomic segment:
- the LOC126713892 gene encoding caffeoylshikimate esterase isoform X1, translating into MFSKTVAFSIIIVVIGLCFKKVGFVELRSRRRRRRRREVMAPVVKLAGVNEELQKILEANMDQVPARMRAREAFKGIQLQIDHILFKIPSDGVKMKESYEVNTRGLKIFSKSWLPATSHPKAMVYYCHGYGDTCTFFCEGIARKLVSSGYGVFAMDYPGFGLSEGLHCYIPSFDMLVDDVIEQYSKIKESPEFCTIPSFLFGQSLGGAVALKMHLKQPNAWDGAVLVAPMCKIADNMVPPWLLKQILIGVANFLPTIKLVPQKDLAEAAFRDVKYRELTAYNIIAYKDKPRLRTAVEMLKTTQEIEHRLEDVSLPLLILHGEADIVTDPSVSKALYEKARSSDKKLNLYKDACHSLLEGEPDEMIIQVFNDIISWLDEHCIKNTSQ; encoded by the exons atgttttcaaaaactgTTGCGTTctctattattattgttgttattggtTTGTGTTTTAAGAAAGTGGGTTTTGTAGAATTgaggagtagaagaagaagaagaagaaggagagaggTGATGGCGCCAGTGGTGAAGTTGGCTGGGGTTAATGAAGAGTTGCAGAAGATTTTGGAAGCTAACATGGACCAAGTACCAGCCAGAATGCGCGCTCGTGAGGCCTTCAAGGGTATTCAGCTTCAGATTGATCACATCTTGTTCaag ATACCATCTGATGGAGTAAAAATGAAGGAG TCGTATGAAGTGAACACTAGAGgattgaaaattttctcaaaaagttGGCTTCCAGCCACCTCTCACCCCAAAGCAATGGTGTACTATTGTCATGGTTATGGAGATACCTGCACATTTTTCTGTGAAG GAATTGCAAGAAAATTGGTATCATCTGGATATGGAGTTTTTGCAATGGATTACCCAGGATTCGGTCTTTCAGAAGGTCTCCACTGCTATATTCCCAGCTTTGACATGCTTGTTGATGATGTAATTGAGCAATACTCCAAAATCAAAG AGAGCCCTGAATTCTGTACTATCCCAAGCTTCCTCTTTGGTCAGTCTTTGGGTGGAGCTGTAGCTTTGAAAATGCACCTAAAACAACCTAATGCATGGGATGGTGCTGTTCTTGTTGCGCCTATGTGCAAA aTTGCAGATAACATGGTACCCCCATGGTTACTCAAGCAAATCCTGATTGGTGTGGCTAATTTTCTTCCCACAATTAAGTTAGTTCCACAAAAGGATTTGGCTGAAGCAGCATTTAGAGACGTGAAATATAGAGAGCTG ACAGCTTATAACATTATTGCTTACAAGGATAAACCTCGCTTGCGTACTGCAGTGGAGATGCTCAAAACCACTCAAGAGATAGAACATCGATTGGAAGAT GTCTCTTTGCCGTTGTTGATCTTGCATGGAGAGGCAGATATTGTAACTGATCCGTCTGTGAGCAAGGCCTTGTACGAGAAAGCAAGAAGTTCAGACAAGAAGCTTAACCTTTATAAGGATGCCTGCCATTCTCTTCTTGAGGGTGAGCCAGATGAAATGATAATTCAAGTTTTTAATGATATAATTTCTTGGCTTGATGAGCACTGTATAAAAAATACTTCCCAGTGA
- the LOC126713892 gene encoding caffeoylshikimate esterase isoform X2, which produces MALNPGKFYYSHRTFDELRSRRRRRRRREVMAPVVKLAGVNEELQKILEANMDQVPARMRAREAFKGIQLQIDHILFKIPSDGVKMKESYEVNTRGLKIFSKSWLPATSHPKAMVYYCHGYGDTCTFFCEGIARKLVSSGYGVFAMDYPGFGLSEGLHCYIPSFDMLVDDVIEQYSKIKESPEFCTIPSFLFGQSLGGAVALKMHLKQPNAWDGAVLVAPMCKIADNMVPPWLLKQILIGVANFLPTIKLVPQKDLAEAAFRDVKYRELTAYNIIAYKDKPRLRTAVEMLKTTQEIEHRLEDVSLPLLILHGEADIVTDPSVSKALYEKARSSDKKLNLYKDACHSLLEGEPDEMIIQVFNDIISWLDEHCIKNTSQ; this is translated from the exons ATGGCTTTGAACCCCGGAAAGTTCTACTACAGTCACCGCACATTTGACG AATTgaggagtagaagaagaagaagaagaaggagagaggTGATGGCGCCAGTGGTGAAGTTGGCTGGGGTTAATGAAGAGTTGCAGAAGATTTTGGAAGCTAACATGGACCAAGTACCAGCCAGAATGCGCGCTCGTGAGGCCTTCAAGGGTATTCAGCTTCAGATTGATCACATCTTGTTCaag ATACCATCTGATGGAGTAAAAATGAAGGAG TCGTATGAAGTGAACACTAGAGgattgaaaattttctcaaaaagttGGCTTCCAGCCACCTCTCACCCCAAAGCAATGGTGTACTATTGTCATGGTTATGGAGATACCTGCACATTTTTCTGTGAAG GAATTGCAAGAAAATTGGTATCATCTGGATATGGAGTTTTTGCAATGGATTACCCAGGATTCGGTCTTTCAGAAGGTCTCCACTGCTATATTCCCAGCTTTGACATGCTTGTTGATGATGTAATTGAGCAATACTCCAAAATCAAAG AGAGCCCTGAATTCTGTACTATCCCAAGCTTCCTCTTTGGTCAGTCTTTGGGTGGAGCTGTAGCTTTGAAAATGCACCTAAAACAACCTAATGCATGGGATGGTGCTGTTCTTGTTGCGCCTATGTGCAAA aTTGCAGATAACATGGTACCCCCATGGTTACTCAAGCAAATCCTGATTGGTGTGGCTAATTTTCTTCCCACAATTAAGTTAGTTCCACAAAAGGATTTGGCTGAAGCAGCATTTAGAGACGTGAAATATAGAGAGCTG ACAGCTTATAACATTATTGCTTACAAGGATAAACCTCGCTTGCGTACTGCAGTGGAGATGCTCAAAACCACTCAAGAGATAGAACATCGATTGGAAGAT GTCTCTTTGCCGTTGTTGATCTTGCATGGAGAGGCAGATATTGTAACTGATCCGTCTGTGAGCAAGGCCTTGTACGAGAAAGCAAGAAGTTCAGACAAGAAGCTTAACCTTTATAAGGATGCCTGCCATTCTCTTCTTGAGGGTGAGCCAGATGAAATGATAATTCAAGTTTTTAATGATATAATTTCTTGGCTTGATGAGCACTGTATAAAAAATACTTCCCAGTGA